TAAGTGCAGTGCTGTTTCTTGTTTACAATTTAGAAAATACTTGCAAAGCTCAAACCAACACTAGACTCACTTGTGTTATATACACTGGCCATAAAAAGTATTTGACATCATTAGAAAATATAAAACCAGACagcctttttatttaatttttttcaggcacaaacattttaaactgGGAAAAAAGACCTTGAAATGAAATCCAGACATTTGTGCTTCCAATTACAATTGAAAACCCATATACATGATATGTGTTGTCTGTGTGATCAAGCATTTCCTCAATACTTTCATATACCCTTTTTTTCAACAATAGACACATTCAGATCATATCCATGCCTTCATATACCACAAACATATTACTAAACTGCTCTTATGTGagttttcttctttgttttttctttgttctaaaCAGAATCAGTTGGTGGATGTCTGTGAAAAAATGCAGCTGCAAGCCCTGCGGATCGAACGATTCATTGACCGTACGCTTACAGCGAGAGAGAAAGCTGTACAGGTACCTGAAGATTTCACTAATTCGTCTGGACAGCTATGAAACACAGTGGCAATGCTTACAAAATGCActgtattattatgattttttttttacatttatgaattattttattgaacATAATTAGTTATTGGACTGTGATATTTTGGACATGGTAATCTATTCTGTgtgactttaaattatttttttatgtacctGGTGTTAAAACATTACATCCTTGATGTTCAGATGAACTGACGTTATAACAGTGTAATATTTTGATGTAATTGCCTCTTGTGCTGTTTAATTGATAGACAGATGCAAACAGCGCAAGGGAACGTGTGTTGGCTCAGGTGAATGTGGTTCGTGAGGCTcttgaggaggaggagcagcgtcTCCTAGAGGCCATACAGAGAGAGGAGGAGCGAGTGGAGCAGTGCCTCCTAACTCAGAGAGCACACTGGACTCACACTCTGgagaaactcacacacacacgcaccagcctggttcacacactcacacactcgacAGATACCATGATTGTGGTGAGTGAATGAAGAAGCCTGGGGGGTAAAAATACAGTGAATTTGTGCAATTTGTGCAAATATAAAGTATGGATCCTTTGTCAACACTTTACACATTTAACAGTTCAAAGAATTTGTCATATTAAAGAATTagaaagtaatattataatatttattatagtcttttttttttttgttttgttttttttgcattacgCTCATGAGACCCAAGAATATACTTTTTTTCCTCAGTAGTGgtcattatatttttgtgaatttctctgagaacTTGCATGTCACAGTTTCaagtctggatgtcctgtacagagcacatttcAGGGCTTTTTAAAGATACAAAATGTTTGGAAGTTTCACCCCCTCTCCTTGGGCACTGATGTAGtgatcaaattaaaaaaagttatggaaatatgataatatgttgtaattatcatttaaatctgactAATTTGTTATCTCTTTGTAAAATCAACATCTCACGAAAATGTCAttgggtttcaaatcaaaatatgaatttatgttataaaacaggacattgatttcatacatgtgCACTGTAGAAGGACGAAACACATGTTTATTACGCATTTTTGGAGACACaacaaaagaaaagagaaataaatacaatttcaatattCCTATGAAATATTAGAAATTATGAAAATCTTGCAAATTATTACACCCATTATTAcccttcttttttcattacatgttgccccaagaaaacatgaatatgcaaattagatagTGTTTATATTGTATACAGTGGGAAAATCTGTTTATGGACACACATACTGCATAAAGCAAAATGGTATATAAAATTATTCTATAATATCTTTCAtaacatagttgagaatcatttttaagtcctgaaaaaaaaaaatcttgaaaccTAAAATTTTATTGGTGATGAATTTTGGGATAAAATACTGACATTCTTAATAAAACTTACCACAGAAAAGGTGATCTCATCACACATTTTGTGAGGTAAAAAAAACCctgtttaatcacatttatttcaGTGCTCAAACTTATTTAAGAAAACAAATCATTTGTCAAATCAAATTTGTCCTGACAACATAAGGGTCCAGGACACACTTcgaatatattaacatataattgACATTTCTGTACAGTtataaatagaacaaaacattttttaaaaagttaatagcAAATActatatacttaaaataattagCAAAGTACCTCAAACTTCTGAATCAGTTTCATAGTTTTTCAGTCAGTTTCTGAAAACTATTATATTTAGATGTTCATAATCAATTAGTAATATATTCATGTGATTAATTATATTTGTGTGATCACtgattgttgtattttttatcgtttttatttatttatttatttagagctcCAATGAGGAAATAAATGACAGGTAATTTcagtttgcaaataaatgcaataatatgcCCACATAAATATAGAAATGAGATATGATAATTGATTGTGTACTTGACTGTGCTAGAATCGAGGATGCGGAGGGTGCTGGTGAACCTAGAGACACTGAACAACTGACTTTGAACAGAAACTGCAGTGACAGTAAACTCATGGTGGGTTTATGGGCCAGTGCATTACTGCTAGGATCATCTGGTAAGTGCATTTCCATTTACACAAGACAGGATTTAATTTAAGATAGATTCATTATATCATATGATCACCATACTCGTGGTTTTCAAATGCTCTGTTGCCACAGATTCCCGAATTTGATGACCCATTTTctgtagaataaataaataaataaaataataaaatttattatacATGGGTGGGCAACCCATTTAAGAACTACTGCAAAAGGCTGAGCAGAGCAAATTTAACTTCATCCATGGAATAAAGTCTCCAAAATCAACAACAGTTGCTAGTTTTGCGGCAACTCATGAGATAATTAAGTGTGGAAAGCCATTCATAGACAGAGAATATATGAAAGAATCATTCATTCATCATAGTTTCTTTCTGTTTTTACAGCTGATGAAGGTGTTTGGATTGACACCGAAATGTCTTGTTtagctttttattcatttaaagtttaaatatgttttgcgGCTCCAGGCAAATTTTATTTGGTGGGAGAACAGCAAAAATGGCTCTTTTGTTTGAAAAGGTTGCAGACCCCTGTGCTATACCCATTCATATTGtgaataatactaatattataaatatgcataaaataacatttggaaAGTAGTTACTTTCTATTTAGTTGCATCATCAAGAATACTGTTAGATATATAAACCTGAAAAAAACACGAATTGTGGCAGAACAAAATCATTCTTTCAAAATAGTCACAATCAAATTTGTCCAGAAAGTGTGTTCCATTTgctgattatttaaatattataaatatatttgtattaatattaaacatattaagcatttttaattgctttattcttgaattatttataattttttatgttttaattatacataaataatattgttttcagttcatcttaatatatattttctgtttttatactgTCTATAACTTTTCTGTTGACCACTTATCACCTTCCTTTAGCCCCCTTCAGTTCCCCAGACCTGCCTACAGAATGCTTATActgaaaaaaaggtttaaaaacaattttcactcagaaatgtgtagtacattttacaaacaaaaaaaggcaAGTAATtcgttgaattaaacatgaaactttgaagtagaaaaactttttgtaaaatgtactccaatcaTATCTACAATGTACAGTCTACattacagtatttaatttttGCAGAATACATATGCATTCCTGATAGGTAAAATCAAGTCTTAAAGTTCTCCATTTAATAACTACGTAAGCATGGTCAGtgtactgtaatattttaaagCACTGGCATTCTAcatcccttacattcaacttcaaATTGTCTTGCGCCTAACATCTTCTTAACTTGTCATTCTTTTCTTTAGCCAAAAGATTTACTGCACTACACTTTGAAGCTCAGACGGTCAGTCCTCTTCTCTCCCTCTCCAGTGATCAGAGCACCTTAACTTTCCTGCCCAAACGTCAGCGTCAGTCACCGCCCTATGACCCATCACGCTTCGACAGCTGGCCTAATGCTCTCTGCTCCCCACCTATGTCCTCTGGCACTCACAGCTGGGTACTTGACGTGGGCATGAGTGCTGCCTTTAAAGTGGGTGTATGCTATTCCAGCATAGAACGCAAAGGGTCCGGCAATGCTGCACGACTGGGCTACAATAAAAAATCATGGGTGCTCTCGCGTTATGATGGAGACTTGTCTTTCTGTCACGATGGATGTAACGTGGGTATCACAGTGGCTAAGAAGCTCAAGAGAGTGGGACTGCTGCTGGATTGGCCCAGTCAGACCCTGCTGTTCTATGATCCTGAATCTATGTCTGTGTTGCATGTAGTCAGACATGCTTTCAGTGAGCCACTGCAGGCCGCCTGCGCTGTGGCTGATCAGAGCATCTCTATAGTGCACTGAACATCCGATGAATGTTAATGAAGGCACTGAAGATCCAGAGGACTTGAAGGAATAGTGGATGTGACATTATGCAATGTCATTTGAACCAATGatcattcaaaaaatattttaacagtgcCATTGAAGACCAATTTATCCAAAGGGAAGAGAAAGTGTGATAATATGAATCACATTGCTTAGTTTTAAAGAAGCTAATTTGCCTTACTTTATAGGATTTTGCAAATCTACAAGCATATGACATTGccatctttttatatttataaattatttaaataattttatgctCCATCTCTTTCAAAGTATTTCATGTTTATGTTAAAAATAGTGCAATTATTAACAgttcttaacaaaaaaaaaaatagtgcaattATTGTTGACTGTTTGTATTTATTATCGGCACATCATATAAAATAGTTGCAtttgtctgtgacagtacccaaCTGGTACTGATATGGCTGACAATGATATTTGATACTATATTCTAGTTGAGTTTTCATGTGATCGCATGAGATCATGGCTCTGATAGCGGAACAATTGTCATGTAAAAATCTTGGggaaattaaatttacattatcaGATTTACACATGGTTATTGACAAATCTGTAATAAATAACAatgttctgactttttttctgaaaatgtatgtgATGTATTCATGCAATAAAATATGGACTGAAATAGTAAAACCAGTTTTTGTTATCTCATCTTAATAATTCTAATTCATTATATCAAATGTTATGGTTTGTGGGGAAAACACAATAAATTGCAGATTACCATTAATCACAGTAGAATCTACCCTCCTAAACTTAATATtaggattaaataaaaatgtattaagaaaGCATCTAAATTTACTCTCAAGACATTCCAGCTCTTGAAAGCTTTTGAATACAGACCTGTGAGAGGTTCCTGAGAGATTTTATTTAAGCGTTGTATCAGAAATattgatttttgtattttaattttttggggatGCATTTTCCTTTCACTAATTTATAAATTTCTGTTGTAATATTATGGTACTTCTATCACAAACTTAGGACCAAATATAGAAcccgtgaaaaacagacatttccAACAATATGTATTTTGGCAATAAGTTTTAATCAtaaaattttgtacattttgtaatatgacCACTAGGGGGAGAAGCCcgctaaaagattttaaagttCAATTGGCATTTCCATGGTAACACAATGGCTAATTTGAAAACAGTCTTCACAAGATGAATTGTGAGTTTTTAAGATTTGAAATTATATCTAATTTACGATGATTCCTAAAATATAGTACCTTCCGATTAAAACGCCACTGTACCCACTAGATGGAAGCACAGGACAATATTCATTTCCTTCTGGTTCAACAGAGGACTTTCCTCAAGGTgcagaaaatttgaaatggatgcaaaataaatgttatattatagtaATTTCTATTTATGTTTATGTTGCTATGCATCTTTATGTTTATTGTTATCTGAATGCAGAATACTGCACagtttttcattaattcatttattcattcacctttatttacatagtgctttaaacaaaatacattgcgtcaaagcactgaacaacattcatttggaaaacagtgtctcaataatgcaaaatgatagttaaggcagttcatcattgaattcagtgatgtcatctctgttcagttaaatagtgtctgtgcatttatttgcaatcaagtcaatgatatcgctgtagatgaagtgaccccaactaagcaagccagaggcgacagccggaaggaaccgaaactccatcggtgacag
The sequence above is drawn from the Carassius auratus strain Wakin chromosome 5, ASM336829v1, whole genome shotgun sequence genome and encodes:
- the bspry gene encoding B box and SPRY domain-containing protein translates to MSTEHRLCELTTVSLNVNDPETTSQLDDPSKPQDRVNICGGSGQSLHTNGTVNGESSTKPLRKFEKSENHVGSGAASLSASGEAKLCPVHEGELQLYCSTEGRLACSKCVSDGSCHGHTVTELVTRATVVRNQLVDVCEKMQLQALRIERFIDRTLTAREKAVQTDANSARERVLAQVNVVREALEEEEQRLLEAIQREEERVEQCLLTQRAHWTHTLEKLTHTRTSLVHTLTHSTDTMIVSSNEEINDRIEDAEGAGEPRDTEQLTLNRNCSDSKLMVGLWASALLLGSSAKRFTALHFEAQTVSPLLSLSSDQSTLTFLPKRQRQSPPYDPSRFDSWPNALCSPPMSSGTHSWVLDVGMSAAFKVGVCYSSIERKGSGNAARLGYNKKSWVLSRYDGDLSFCHDGCNVGITVAKKLKRVGLLLDWPSQTLLFYDPESMSVLHVVRHAFSEPLQAACAVADQSISIVH